The following proteins are encoded in a genomic region of Saccharopolyspora antimicrobica:
- a CDS encoding APC family permease, whose protein sequence is MANETTVNDDAPSGAQEPGLKKVMGPKLLLFFVVGDILGTTIYSLTGKVAGKVGGALWVPFLVAFVVAFLTAFSYLELVGKYPKAGGAPLYVHKAFGVHFLTFIIAFAVMCSGITSAASAAQAFSGDYLEAIVGEGVSSWAWIVAIGFLLLLAAINFRGVGESVKMNVVLTFVELTGLAIVIFFGLFALISGTHSADVDPDPSRLLQFNTDSTPLVAITSATALAFFAMVGFEDSVNMAEETKNPAKTFPRALLLGMAITASIYLVIAVITSTLVPTDKLAESDGPLLLVVQAAAPWFPPILFSMIALFAVTNTALINMLMASRLVYGMSQESIIPKQFGLVHRTRRTPWVSILFTSLIAVILVSSLEISDLGSTTSLLLLVVFTVVNVAVLVLRKDKVEHEHFKAPSWVPVLGALTCAFFASPLSGRPATEYIIAGILLGIGVIFWAVNFVFGGKKDFDAAKLGK, encoded by the coding sequence ATGGCCAACGAGACGACCGTGAACGACGACGCGCCCAGCGGTGCGCAGGAGCCTGGCCTCAAGAAGGTGATGGGCCCGAAACTGCTGCTCTTCTTCGTGGTGGGAGACATCCTCGGAACCACGATCTACTCGTTGACCGGCAAGGTCGCGGGCAAGGTCGGCGGTGCTCTGTGGGTCCCGTTCCTGGTCGCGTTCGTGGTCGCCTTCCTGACCGCGTTCAGCTACCTGGAACTGGTCGGGAAGTACCCGAAGGCGGGTGGCGCGCCGCTGTACGTGCACAAGGCGTTCGGCGTGCACTTCCTGACCTTCATCATCGCCTTCGCGGTGATGTGCTCGGGCATCACCTCGGCCGCCTCGGCGGCCCAGGCCTTCAGCGGTGACTACCTGGAGGCGATCGTCGGCGAGGGCGTTTCCTCGTGGGCCTGGATCGTGGCGATCGGCTTCCTGCTGCTGCTGGCCGCGATCAACTTCCGGGGCGTCGGCGAGTCGGTGAAGATGAACGTGGTGCTGACCTTCGTGGAGCTCACGGGGTTGGCGATCGTCATCTTCTTCGGCCTCTTCGCGCTGATCTCCGGCACGCACAGCGCCGATGTCGACCCGGACCCGAGCCGGCTGCTGCAGTTCAACACCGACAGCACGCCGCTGGTCGCGATCACCTCGGCGACCGCGCTGGCGTTCTTCGCGATGGTGGGCTTCGAGGACTCGGTGAACATGGCCGAGGAGACCAAGAACCCGGCCAAGACCTTCCCGCGCGCGCTGCTGCTGGGCATGGCCATCACGGCTTCGATCTACCTGGTGATCGCGGTGATCACCTCGACGCTGGTGCCCACCGACAAGCTGGCCGAATCCGACGGCCCGCTGCTGCTGGTCGTCCAGGCGGCGGCGCCGTGGTTCCCGCCGATCCTGTTCTCGATGATCGCCCTGTTCGCGGTCACCAACACCGCGCTGATCAACATGTTGATGGCCAGCCGCCTGGTCTACGGCATGTCGCAGGAGAGCATCATCCCCAAGCAGTTCGGCCTGGTGCACCGCACGCGGCGCACGCCGTGGGTGTCGATCCTGTTCACCAGCCTCATCGCGGTGATCCTGGTGAGCTCGCTGGAGATCTCCGACCTGGGCAGCACCACCTCGCTGCTGTTGCTGGTGGTGTTCACCGTGGTCAACGTGGCGGTGCTGGTGCTGCGCAAGGACAAGGTCGAGCACGAGCACTTCAAGGCCCCCAGCTGGGTGCCGGTGTTGGGCGCGCTGACCTGCGCGTTCTTCGCCAGCCCGCTGTCCGGTCGGCCGGCCACGGAGTACATCATCGCCGGCATCCTGCTGGGCATCGGCGTGATCTTCTGGGCGGTCAACTTCGTGTTCGGCGGCAAGAAGGACTTCGACGCCGCCAAGCTGGGCAAGTAG
- a CDS encoding urease accessory protein UreD produces MRASALLSVELGRGGRSVVRELRSQAPMTMVPRRAAATSTDGTAVVHLVGSAATPVGGDLVDLRVHVGPGARLLLRGTAATVALPGQHAGRSRSTVHIEVAEGGTVEYLPEATVITARADHEAEMTISLGEGARARCRETLVLGRYGERSGLLTTTTHVVRGGTPLLRQRLDIGDERLTASSGYLAGARVLATETVVWNSDPVEPSSGQWWSLAPLAADGALATAVGDDAVIAERRLAEAVSHHPDAKELEVRSW; encoded by the coding sequence GTGCGCGCCAGTGCGCTGCTGAGCGTTGAGCTCGGGCGAGGCGGGCGCAGCGTCGTCCGGGAACTGCGGTCGCAGGCCCCGATGACGATGGTGCCCCGCCGGGCCGCCGCCACCAGCACCGACGGCACCGCGGTCGTGCACCTCGTCGGCTCGGCGGCCACCCCGGTCGGCGGTGACCTCGTCGACCTGCGGGTGCACGTCGGGCCCGGCGCGCGGCTGCTGCTGCGCGGCACCGCCGCGACCGTGGCGCTGCCGGGGCAGCACGCCGGGCGCAGCCGGTCCACCGTGCACATCGAGGTCGCCGAGGGCGGGACGGTCGAGTACCTGCCCGAGGCGACGGTGATCACCGCGCGGGCCGACCACGAGGCGGAGATGACCATCTCGCTCGGCGAGGGCGCGCGGGCGCGCTGCCGGGAAACGCTGGTGCTGGGCCGCTACGGCGAGCGGTCCGGTCTGCTGACCACCACGACGCACGTCGTGCGCGGCGGCACTCCGCTGCTGCGGCAGCGGCTGGACATCGGCGACGAGCGGCTGACCGCGAGCTCCGGTTACCTCGCCGGTGCACGGGTGCTGGCCACCGAAACCGTGGTGTGGAACAGCGATCCCGTGGAACCGAGCAGCGGGCAGTGGTGGTCGTTGGCGCCGCTGGCCGCCGACGGTGCGCTGGCCACCGCGGTGGGCGACGACGCGGTGATCGCCGAGCGGCGGCTCGCCGAAGCCGTTTCGCACCACCCGGATGCGAAGGAACTAGAGGTCCGGAGCTGGTGA
- a CDS encoding urease subunit gamma has translation MHLAPHERDKLLVHVAAGLARQRLDRGLKLNYPEAVALITDHVVEGARDGRTVAELMQSGRQVLRPDQVMDGIAEMINDVQVEATFPDGTKLVTVHDPIT, from the coding sequence ATGCATCTTGCTCCTCACGAGCGCGACAAGCTGCTCGTCCACGTGGCGGCCGGCCTGGCGCGCCAACGGCTTGATCGCGGTTTGAAGCTCAACTACCCGGAAGCGGTCGCGCTGATCACCGACCACGTCGTGGAAGGTGCCCGGGACGGCCGGACCGTCGCCGAGCTCATGCAGAGCGGTCGCCAGGTGCTGCGGCCCGACCAGGTGATGGACGGCATCGCCGAGATGATCAACGACGTGCAGGTCGAGGCAACCTTCCCGGACGGCACCAAGCTCGTCACCGTCCACGACCCGATCACCTGA
- the ureG gene encoding urease accessory protein UreG encodes MLPEHGHGHGHGHTHPVNFDPTATEPDPFDAEPKHGRPFRLGIGGPVGSGKTALTAALCRALGQEIELAVVTNDIYTTEDADFLRKAGVLDTDRIEAVQTGACPHTAIRDDITANLDAVDRLSERHPGLELVIVESGGDNLTAVFSRGLADSQIFVVDVAGGDKVPRKGGPGVTTADLLVINKIDLAEQVGADMEVMVSDAHRMRGELPVITQSLTRTPNAPDVAAWVREQLKVGVSA; translated from the coding sequence TTGCTTCCTGAACACGGCCACGGACACGGTCACGGGCACACGCATCCGGTCAACTTCGACCCCACCGCCACCGAGCCCGACCCGTTCGACGCGGAGCCCAAGCACGGCAGGCCGTTCCGCCTCGGCATCGGCGGCCCGGTCGGCAGCGGGAAGACCGCGCTGACCGCCGCGCTGTGCCGCGCGCTCGGCCAGGAGATCGAGCTCGCCGTGGTGACCAACGACATCTACACCACCGAGGACGCCGACTTCCTGCGCAAGGCGGGCGTGCTGGACACCGACCGGATCGAGGCGGTGCAGACCGGCGCCTGCCCGCACACCGCGATCCGCGACGACATCACCGCCAACCTCGACGCGGTCGACCGGCTCAGCGAGCGCCACCCCGGCCTCGAGCTGGTCATCGTGGAGAGCGGCGGCGACAACCTGACCGCGGTGTTCAGCCGCGGGCTGGCCGACAGCCAGATCTTCGTGGTCGACGTCGCCGGTGGCGACAAGGTGCCGCGCAAGGGCGGGCCGGGCGTGACCACCGCGGACCTGCTGGTCATCAACAAGATCGACCTGGCCGAGCAGGTCGGGGCGGACATGGAGGTCATGGTCTCCGACGCGCACCGGATGCGCGGCGAGCTGCCGGTGATCACCCAGTCGCTGACCCGGACCCCCAACGCGCCCGACGTGGCGGCCTGGGTGCGCGAGCAGCTCAAGGTCGGCGTCAGTGCGTGA
- a CDS encoding urease accessory protein UreF: MRAGLAVLALADSRFPGGGHVHSGGVEEAAARGLITGVADLREFLHGRLRAAGALQAVFAAAAAHAAARRVPSGYWRELDVELDARTPSPAQREASRAQGKGMIRAGRAAWPSPVLAELVAASPRPHHPIVLGVLAATAGAGPQEAALIAGYLAVSGPSSAGVRLHGMDPFAVNAVVADMGDDLDRIAAEAAATAGLDPADLPAPGAPALDLLAESHDRHHREEVRLFAS, from the coding sequence GTGCGAGCCGGTCTTGCGGTGCTTGCACTCGCCGATTCCCGGTTCCCCGGCGGGGGACACGTGCACTCCGGCGGCGTCGAGGAGGCCGCCGCGCGGGGGCTGATCACGGGAGTCGCCGACCTGCGTGAATTCCTGCACGGGCGACTGCGCGCAGCAGGCGCCCTGCAAGCGGTGTTCGCCGCCGCCGCGGCGCACGCCGCAGCCCGCCGGGTCCCGAGCGGGTACTGGCGGGAACTGGACGTCGAACTCGACGCCCGCACCCCGTCCCCGGCGCAGCGGGAGGCCTCGCGCGCGCAGGGGAAGGGGATGATCCGCGCCGGCCGGGCCGCTTGGCCCTCGCCGGTGCTGGCTGAACTGGTGGCCGCGAGCCCGCGGCCACACCACCCGATCGTGCTCGGCGTGCTGGCCGCGACGGCCGGCGCCGGGCCGCAGGAAGCGGCGCTGATCGCCGGGTACCTGGCCGTCAGCGGCCCGTCCTCGGCAGGCGTCCGGCTGCACGGCATGGATCCCTTCGCGGTCAACGCGGTGGTCGCCGACATGGGCGATGACCTGGACCGGATCGCCGCCGAGGCGGCGGCGACCGCCGGGCTCGACCCGGCCGACCTGCCCGCGCCCGGAGCTCCCGCGCTGGACCTGCTCGCCGAATCGCACGATCGACATCACCGGGAAGAGGTGCGTCTCTTTGCTTCCTGA
- a CDS encoding urease subunit beta — MRPGEIITDEDPIPLNPGRARIRITVVNRADRAVQVGSHYHFAAVNPSLEFDRAKAWGNRLDVPSGTAVRFEPGVAREVDLVDVGGARLVRGLRLEYAGELDTRDHEPTPFTYGEKGEGHHGEHIVH, encoded by the coding sequence ATGCGTCCTGGGGAGATCATCACCGACGAAGACCCGATCCCGCTGAACCCGGGGCGGGCCCGGATCCGCATCACCGTCGTCAACCGCGCCGACCGCGCCGTGCAGGTCGGCTCGCACTACCACTTCGCCGCGGTCAACCCGAGCCTCGAGTTCGACCGGGCCAAGGCCTGGGGCAACCGCCTGGACGTGCCGTCGGGCACCGCCGTGCGGTTCGAACCGGGCGTGGCGCGCGAGGTCGACCTCGTGGACGTCGGCGGCGCCCGGCTGGTGCGCGGCCTGCGCCTGGAGTACGCGGGCGAGCTCGACACCCGCGACCACGAACCCACCCCGTTCACCTACGGAGAGAAAGGCGAGGGACACCACGGTGAGCACATCGTCCATTGA
- the pdxH gene encoding pyridoxamine 5'-phosphate oxidase has translation MSEANVALPSMRVSYEAGALDESSLAATWYEQLQLWFDEAVQAELVEPNAMVLATADADGVPSSRTVLCKGFDERGVVFFTNYTSAKSHDLKSTRVAAATFPWLGLQRQVNVRGTVEKVSSAETAEYWDVRPRGSQLGAWASPQSRVVASREALKSSLSGIERRFAEQEKVPVPPHWGGWRIRPESVEFWQGRPDRLHDRLRFRRSDATWTVERLAP, from the coding sequence ATGTCGGAGGCCAACGTCGCGCTGCCGTCGATGCGGGTGTCCTACGAGGCCGGAGCGCTGGACGAGTCCTCGCTCGCCGCCACCTGGTACGAGCAGCTCCAGCTGTGGTTCGACGAGGCCGTGCAGGCCGAGCTGGTCGAGCCGAACGCCATGGTGCTGGCCACCGCCGACGCCGACGGCGTCCCGTCGTCGCGCACGGTGCTGTGCAAGGGATTCGACGAGCGGGGTGTGGTGTTCTTCACCAACTACACGTCCGCCAAGAGCCACGACCTCAAGTCCACCCGGGTCGCCGCCGCGACGTTCCCGTGGCTGGGCCTGCAGCGCCAGGTCAACGTGCGCGGAACCGTGGAGAAGGTCTCCTCGGCGGAGACCGCCGAGTACTGGGACGTCCGCCCGCGCGGCTCGCAGCTCGGCGCGTGGGCGTCGCCGCAGTCGCGGGTGGTCGCCAGCCGGGAGGCGCTGAAGTCCTCGCTGAGCGGCATCGAGCGCCGGTTCGCCGAGCAGGAGAAGGTCCCGGTGCCGCCGCACTGGGGCGGCTGGCGGATCCGCCCGGAGTCGGTCGAGTTCTGGCAGGGCCGTCCCGACCGGCTGCACGACCGCCTCCGCTTCCGCCGCTCCGACGCGACCTGGACGGTCGAGCGCCTCGCTCCGTGA
- a CDS encoding urease subunit alpha, with product MSTSSIDRSQYVELFGPTTGDRIRLADTDLLIEVTEDRSQGPTGSGDEVVFGGGKVIRESMGQSAAIRAEGTPDVVITGAVILDHWGVIKADVGIRDGRIVGIGKAGNPSANNDVDRSLVIGPSTEVIAGNGKILTAGGIDSHVHFICPQEVDTALASGLTTLIGGGTGPGEGSKATTVTPGAWNLRMIMQAVDFMPVNVLLLGKGSTMRREALWEQLRAGAGGFKIHEDWGATPAVLDSALRVAEESGVQIALHADTLNEAGFYESTLEAINGRSISAFHVEGAGGGHAPDIIRLASHSNVLPSSTNPTRPHTVNTIDEHLDMVMVCHHLNPAVPEDLAFAESRIRPSTIAAEDILHDIGAISMMSSDAQAMGRIGEVIMRTWQTAHVMKRRRGSLPGDGRADNNRAQRYVAKYTINPAIAHGIAHHVGSVEVGKMADLVLWDPKFFGVRPHIVLKGGFAAWAAVGDANASIPTPQPYIARPSFGAQPRAAAASSVFFVAPVALDAQLPEQARLSSRMIAVENTRNVGKADMVHNDATPDIQVDPDSFAVHIDGELVEPDPVAEVPMAQRYFLF from the coding sequence GTGAGCACATCGTCCATTGACCGCTCGCAGTACGTCGAGCTGTTCGGCCCGACCACCGGCGACCGCATCCGGCTGGCCGACACCGACCTGCTGATCGAGGTCACCGAGGACCGCAGCCAGGGCCCCACCGGCTCCGGCGACGAGGTCGTCTTCGGCGGTGGCAAGGTCATCCGCGAGTCGATGGGCCAGTCCGCGGCGATCCGCGCCGAGGGCACGCCGGACGTGGTGATCACGGGTGCGGTGATCCTCGACCACTGGGGCGTGATCAAGGCCGACGTCGGCATCCGCGACGGCCGCATCGTGGGCATCGGCAAGGCAGGCAACCCCAGCGCCAACAACGACGTGGACCGCTCGCTGGTGATCGGCCCGTCCACCGAGGTCATCGCGGGCAACGGCAAGATCCTCACCGCCGGCGGCATCGACTCCCACGTGCACTTCATCTGCCCGCAGGAGGTCGACACCGCGCTGGCCTCCGGGCTGACCACGCTGATCGGCGGCGGCACCGGGCCCGGCGAGGGCAGCAAGGCCACCACGGTCACGCCCGGCGCCTGGAACCTGCGGATGATCATGCAGGCCGTGGACTTCATGCCGGTCAACGTGCTGCTGCTCGGCAAGGGCAGCACCATGCGCCGCGAAGCGCTCTGGGAGCAGCTGCGCGCCGGAGCGGGCGGCTTCAAGATCCACGAGGACTGGGGCGCGACCCCGGCCGTGCTGGACAGCGCGCTGCGCGTCGCCGAGGAATCCGGGGTGCAGATCGCGCTGCACGCCGACACCCTCAACGAGGCCGGGTTCTACGAGTCCACGCTGGAAGCGATCAACGGCCGCTCGATCAGCGCGTTCCACGTCGAGGGCGCGGGCGGCGGGCACGCGCCGGACATCATCCGGCTGGCCTCGCACTCCAACGTGCTGCCCTCGTCGACCAACCCGACCCGGCCGCACACGGTGAACACCATCGACGAGCACTTGGACATGGTGATGGTCTGCCACCACCTGAACCCGGCGGTGCCCGAGGACCTGGCGTTCGCCGAGAGCCGCATCCGGCCGTCGACCATCGCCGCCGAGGACATCCTGCACGACATCGGGGCCATCTCGATGATGAGCTCGGACGCGCAGGCGATGGGCCGCATCGGCGAGGTCATCATGCGCACCTGGCAGACCGCGCACGTGATGAAGCGCCGCCGCGGCTCGCTGCCCGGCGACGGGCGCGCGGACAACAACCGCGCGCAGCGCTACGTCGCGAAGTACACGATCAACCCGGCCATCGCGCACGGCATCGCCCACCACGTGGGCTCGGTGGAGGTCGGCAAGATGGCCGACCTGGTGCTGTGGGACCCGAAGTTCTTCGGGGTCCGCCCGCACATCGTGCTCAAGGGCGGGTTCGCGGCCTGGGCCGCGGTGGGCGACGCGAACGCGTCGATCCCGACGCCGCAGCCCTACATCGCGCGGCCCAGCTTCGGGGCGCAGCCGCGCGCGGCGGCGGCGAGCAGCGTGTTCTTCGTGGCGCCTGTGGCGCTGGACGCCCAGCTGCCGGAACAGGCGCGGCTGAGCTCGCGGATGATCGCGGTGGAGAACACCCGCAACGTGGGCAAGGCCGACATGGTCCACAACGACGCGACGCCGGACATCCAGGTGGACCCGGACAGCTTCGCCGTGCACATCGACGGCGAACTGGTCGAGCCCGATCCGGTCGCCGAGGTCCCGATGGCCCAGCGCTACTTCCTCTTCTAG
- a CDS encoding urea transporter — protein MNDTAAAKPPPVRHGALELLRAVPTGVSQVYLQESAPAGIVFLVALALAGPEFALAGLVGSAVGVLTALALRVPPERISQGLFGFNAALVVLGTVASFQPLGTALLVGIAGAVVATALARVADSLLAVPARTAPFVLTYWLIVYIGHHFDWIRASPGPVSPVLGLDGDPLALFSAEAEVFLMSGWLPGLVMLIGLALVRFRLAAGAFCGAAVALAAVELLPETPPDVSSGVYGFNAALVVVGLLTTGRTWRSCLLAVPAVLLIQGGIEALGLVPTTFPFVLAMWTADLRKLRRTGSAQP, from the coding sequence GTGAACGACACCGCTGCGGCGAAGCCGCCGCCGGTGCGGCACGGCGCGCTGGAGCTGCTGCGCGCCGTGCCCACGGGCGTCTCGCAGGTGTACCTGCAGGAGAGCGCGCCTGCCGGGATCGTGTTCCTGGTCGCGCTCGCGCTGGCCGGCCCGGAGTTCGCGCTCGCCGGGCTGGTCGGCAGCGCGGTCGGGGTGCTCACCGCGCTCGCGCTGCGCGTGCCGCCAGAGCGAATATCCCAGGGCCTCTTCGGCTTCAACGCCGCGCTGGTGGTGCTGGGGACGGTGGCGTCCTTCCAGCCGCTGGGCACGGCGTTGCTGGTCGGAATCGCGGGGGCGGTCGTGGCGACGGCGCTGGCGCGCGTCGCGGACTCTCTCCTCGCGGTTCCTGCCCGCACCGCCCCGTTCGTGCTCACCTACTGGCTGATCGTCTACATCGGACACCACTTCGACTGGATCCGCGCGTCGCCCGGCCCCGTGTCACCGGTGCTCGGGCTGGACGGCGACCCGCTGGCACTGTTCAGCGCGGAGGCCGAGGTGTTCCTGATGTCGGGCTGGCTGCCCGGCCTGGTCATGCTGATCGGGTTGGCGCTGGTGCGGTTCCGGCTCGCCGCGGGTGCGTTCTGCGGTGCGGCGGTGGCGCTCGCGGCGGTCGAGCTGCTGCCCGAGACGCCGCCGGACGTCAGCAGCGGGGTGTACGGCTTCAACGCCGCGCTGGTCGTCGTGGGCCTGCTGACCACCGGGCGCACCTGGCGGTCCTGCCTGCTCGCGGTGCCGGCGGTGCTGCTGATCCAGGGCGGGATCGAGGCGCTCGGCCTGGTGCCGACCACTTTCCCGTTCGTGCTGGCGATGTGGACCGCGGACCTGCGCAAGTTGCGCCGCACCGGTTCCGCGCAGCCCTGA
- a CDS encoding aldose 1-epimerase family protein: MTGRQFEIASGPARAVVTEVGAALRAFEVGGVPHVETYDADQLPPGGAGAVLVPWPNRVADGQWVLDGEPQQLPLTEPARRNAIHGLLRHTAWTVVEHAESTVVLQAMVAAQPGWPVPLLTSVGYSVGPDGLTVTHTMENLGSRATPFGLGVHPYPRAGAAGTDDCSLRLSASTLLPVDADRMVPVRPPRALQGDELDFRTGRPLAGLLLDTAFGGAAPAPGEELVRHALTGPDGHGVQLWADPAFKWVQVYTPDDFPGRGRAIAIEPMTCPPNALNTGTDLLTLHPGETWIAHWGLTPF, from the coding sequence GTGACGGGGCGGCAGTTCGAGATCGCTTCCGGACCGGCGCGCGCGGTGGTCACCGAGGTCGGTGCGGCGTTGCGGGCCTTCGAGGTCGGCGGCGTGCCGCACGTCGAGACCTACGACGCGGACCAGCTGCCGCCCGGCGGTGCCGGTGCGGTGCTCGTGCCGTGGCCGAACCGCGTCGCGGACGGGCAGTGGGTGCTCGACGGGGAGCCGCAGCAGCTCCCGCTGACCGAACCCGCGAGGCGCAACGCGATCCACGGCCTGCTGCGGCACACCGCGTGGACCGTCGTGGAGCACGCCGAGTCCACAGTGGTCCTGCAGGCGATGGTGGCAGCGCAGCCTGGCTGGCCGGTGCCGCTGCTGACGTCGGTCGGCTACTCGGTCGGCCCCGACGGGCTCACTGTGACGCACACCATGGAGAACCTCGGCTCGCGCGCGACGCCGTTCGGGCTCGGCGTGCACCCGTACCCGCGCGCGGGCGCTGCCGGAACCGACGACTGCTCGCTCCGGCTGTCGGCGTCGACCCTGCTGCCGGTGGACGCCGACCGGATGGTCCCGGTGCGGCCGCCTCGTGCGCTGCAGGGCGACGAGCTCGACTTCCGCACCGGACGGCCGCTGGCCGGGCTGCTGCTGGACACCGCGTTCGGCGGGGCCGCCCCGGCGCCGGGGGAGGAACTCGTCCGGCACGCCCTCACCGGCCCGGACGGCCACGGCGTCCAGCTGTGGGCGGACCCGGCGTTCAAGTGGGTGCAGGTCTACACGCCCGACGACTTCCCGGGCCGGGGCCGCGCGATCGCGATCGAGCCGATGACCTGCCCGCCGAACGCCCTCAACACGGGAACCGACCTGCTCACCCTCCACCCGGGCGAGACCTGGATCGCCCACTGGGGCCTGACCCCGTTCTGA
- a CDS encoding MFS transporter, with translation MQPSSGTPTAKRRSVKSLLSKVFLDTRPLKYPAYRRLWLSNIVTAVGAQFAAVAVPKQLYDITGSSAYVGLAGIFGLVPLLVFGLWGGAIADTVDRRKLLLITNGGLAVTSVLLWVAAASGTRSVWLVLVLFAAQQTFFAINMPTRGAAIARLIPVHLLPSAQALGATVFQLGSIAGPLLAGVLLPVAGLSMLYLVDAVALCAALWAVFRLPPLPPQEGAPKKAGLRAVLDGFRYLAVHSVLLASFLLDIVAMVFGMPRALFPEMAERTFGDPPGGGASLGWLFAAIPLGAFLFGVFSGWLHRIVRHGVGVTVGVIAWGLAVIGFGLSDSLWLAVFFLALGGGADLVSMVYRSAIMQTVATDEMRGRIQGVFTVVVAGGPRLADTVHGLAGAAMGTTTAIVGGGVLVVVGAVISAALLPAFWRYRAPTSEA, from the coding sequence GTGCAGCCCAGCAGCGGTACCCCGACAGCCAAGCGCCGATCCGTCAAGTCCCTGCTGAGCAAGGTCTTCCTGGACACCCGCCCGCTGAAGTACCCGGCCTACCGCCGGTTGTGGCTGTCCAACATCGTCACCGCCGTAGGCGCGCAGTTCGCCGCCGTCGCGGTGCCCAAGCAGCTCTACGACATCACCGGTTCCTCCGCCTACGTCGGCCTGGCCGGGATCTTCGGCCTCGTGCCGCTGCTGGTGTTCGGGCTGTGGGGCGGCGCGATCGCCGACACCGTCGACCGCCGCAAGCTGCTGCTGATCACCAACGGCGGCCTGGCGGTCACCTCCGTCCTGCTGTGGGTGGCGGCCGCCTCCGGCACCCGGTCGGTGTGGCTGGTGCTGGTGCTCTTCGCCGCGCAGCAGACGTTCTTCGCGATCAACATGCCCACTCGCGGCGCGGCGATCGCCCGGCTGATCCCGGTGCACCTGCTGCCGTCCGCGCAGGCGCTGGGCGCCACCGTGTTCCAGCTCGGCTCGATCGCCGGGCCGCTGCTGGCGGGCGTGCTGCTGCCGGTCGCCGGGCTCTCGATGCTGTACCTGGTCGACGCGGTGGCGCTGTGCGCCGCGCTCTGGGCGGTGTTCCGGCTGCCGCCGCTGCCGCCGCAGGAAGGCGCGCCGAAGAAGGCCGGCCTGCGCGCCGTGCTGGACGGTTTCCGCTACCTGGCCGTGCACTCCGTGCTGCTCGCGTCGTTCCTGCTGGACATCGTCGCGATGGTGTTCGGGATGCCGCGCGCGCTGTTCCCGGAGATGGCCGAGCGGACCTTCGGCGACCCGCCCGGCGGCGGTGCCTCGCTGGGCTGGCTGTTCGCCGCGATCCCGCTCGGCGCGTTCCTCTTCGGGGTGTTCTCCGGGTGGCTGCACCGGATCGTGCGGCACGGCGTCGGCGTCACGGTTGGCGTGATCGCCTGGGGCCTCGCGGTGATCGGCTTCGGCCTGTCGGACTCGCTCTGGCTGGCGGTGTTCTTCCTGGCGCTGGGCGGCGGGGCCGATCTGGTGAGCATGGTCTACCGCAGCGCGATCATGCAGACGGTGGCCACCGACGAGATGCGCGGGCGCATCCAGGGCGTGTTCACGGTGGTCGTGGCCGGTGGCCCGCGGCTGGCCGACACCGTGCACGGCCTGGCGGGCGCCGCGATGGGAACCACCACGGCGATCGTGGGCGGCGGGGTGCTGGTGGTCGTCGGAGCGGTCATCTCGGCGGCGCTGCTGCCCGCGTTCTGGCGGTACCGCGCACCCACCTCCGAGGCCTGA